TGCTATTACAACTGGTGTTAGACCCACTTTCTTGGTATAAATTCCCCGCCGGCCTGCTTGTACAGTAAATCTGTACAGACGGGCATGACTGCAGGTAGGGGCCTGGTCAGAGCCCActgtttttgttattgtttttgttatgtatCCCGACATTGTACCTGTACgtgtttttgtttgtgtttttcaGTCTTTGAGATGGTGCAGTGTGCAGTAGAGTATGGCAGCCCCTGTGAGCCAGATCACATAACATTCGGCGAGTTCAGTATACTGGTCACTGAGCTCCAGAACTACTACAGCAAAAGGTGGGTTTATAGGAGGGGATCTGGCTTTATCAAAAAGAGACTGAAGGTGGGacttaaaagcaaaaaaaaaaataaataaaagtggGGCTATAGCAAAAAAATATCAGAGAGGGGATTATAAAGCATGCTCAGTTTAATGCAAAcagttttaaagattaaaagcaTAGTAATTATATCATacagaatataaaattttattttataataaagtttataATGGAGATCAGAAGACAAaacttatttacataatatttttgaataatttcaaaatacaaatacagtttattttaGAAGCGCTACTCGTACCATGcatcagaaactgttataatggGGTGCAGATAAATGCTGTCAtctcatttttctgttttctttcattttttttcttatttattcattatgaagtgcaaataatattttgatttctgacATTGCTTTGagtcttaattttttataatagtgTAATTTAAGTACACAGCTATTTGCACTTTGTATAATTCACCCGAAAGGATTTCATGTGTATTCTGACGCTGAAACTTTCATCCACAAAGTAAAAAGCTTGTCCCCATAAATACCTTGAGTAGAAAATGTGACATGTCGACGTAATTTGTCATTAATCAAGAAGGAGGCAGCATTTTTATGTGGTTAAATTAATCTATCGCTGTGTGACATCAAGAATCAACCATGTGTCACagaatatgtttatatatatcgTCCCTCTTACTCTCACTGTCATAATACTGGAAACTCGCGAACTGTAACAATGGTTCACATAAAGTCTTTGTAAGTACTGTGTTTGTCTTGAAACGtaaatttcttaattattttgtttactctttcaaaacaaattatgaaataactggGAATAAGtgttgaaaatttaatatttaattgtaattCATGAGAACTTAttaagatttttgttttcactTTTGGTGTACTGGTAGTTTGAATAAATCAATAAGAtagtaatattgttttaatgttttaaaattatatataggcTGGactaaattttaaatctaaCAATGTTTTATCAAACAATATATCTTTTTTGACATTTAATCTTGTAAATAGGGTCACAAGTGAAGGTGACTAcgaaatcaaaattaaacagaCATTGTGTAATTAACAAAGGCAGATAAGGGTGATATCACTATGCATGATATAGAGCATGAAACATGCGTGGCCGCTGAACTTTATAAAGCCAGTGAAAATGACATGATTACTTTATGTCAGGGTTGGCCCATTGGCGAGTGTGTACCCAGATTACACAGTTTGTTTGTCCCCAGCGTTTAAACTGGTGCTCCTATCTTTCAGACTCACAGCTCCCGTCCCTAAATCTCTGTACAAGGAGAAGTCGAGGGATACGATGGAATGCTCAAAGTGGAAACGAAAAGGTCAGCAAATTATTTTGTAGCACTGCACAGTCTCTTGTCAGACGTGCTAATTTATCTTTTATGGTTTGAAGTTTTGTCAATCtagtttgattttgaattttaagttaattgTTAAGTGATAGTTTGTTACTAAAGGaagggaaataaaaaaaagtttaaatttaaaaaatcttccaaCCTATTTTGGAACAATGATAGGAGAACTGAGAATACATTATATTCCTATAGGCCAACGATTGTCTTATAGTTATTCAGTTTTTCTTCCTCTATAAACTTCATTTCTTCCCTGTGTAAATTAAATACTCTGACAGTATGAATTGTTTGATCCAATGGATAGTATCTCTGTTGTTTTCTCTGATCCCCTTTTATTGATTTAGTTTGTGTTATCATTGATCCTCCCCTGTTTTTCTCAGATCCCCCTGTTAATATGGCGATCGTTTGTTTCAGTGTTTCTTGGTGGTTCCTGTAACCCCACGACATGGAGGCAGGAGGCTGCCATTCCATTCTATAAGAAAAAAGGAATTACATTTTATAATCCAGTAAGTAAATTTACCTCCTTCTTTTAAGAAATAGAGTTAATGAAATTAATTGAGGTCAATGATTTTAGAAAGGAGTTTTCCGcataaatgttcacattttctCAAACTGTAGTATGTACATGGCATGGTCATGTTTATGGAGGCAAACAAGgaaatgttaaatgaaaattgtGAAACATTTGTAACACTTGTGGGAATATTTGGGACAATTTAAATCTTGATATTTAAGCTAAATCCTGTTATATTCACGTTAGACCCTGTAACTGTGCCATTATGGGGATTTCCAACAGAGTACTTTAGTGTTTTTTGAGTTGTACTCCTACAATTTAGTCAAAGAAGCCTGTCGTTAGGTTTTATTATTATCCAGTGTTTTGGTTGAGAAGTGACCTCGTGTCACATTCCTTACCATGCAGTGTTAAATCACAATTCAACTAGCCCCTCACCAACATGGACGGAATACTAAtgtcaaaaaataaggaaacgTTCAGGGCTTATTTTCTCTTgacagtaaaaaaataaaaatctagcACTTGTTTATTGGTAGATGAACTCAATCTAAATtacaaatgaattttcaaatgaattCAAAGCAAATGCAAATTTAATCTTGAAATCTTGAATTGTTTAATTTGGTATTcagaaaatacaatttttttaattggaatTTGACCTTAGGTTCATTCACTTCAtatatatctcaaaatttattgtaaactttcattaatttctttcCATTGTTTTTAACTATCATTGTTCTTCATTGTTAAACTTGCATGAAATTTTAAGCTTAAAACATTGTGTATGTTGTTACTCAATTAAAACACTGCTTTTTAACCATTATGATCTTTTTTTGcgttttattttaagttttatgaattttttctgcTTCTAGCAAGTTCAAACATGGCGCCCAGAGCTAATGGAGTTAGAAGCTCAAGCTAAAGAGGTGAGTAAGGGGACAATATTGTACAATACACCtttaaacaaatatgaaatattaaagcACTAAACTTCAATAAGCAAGGGAAATCTTAACCACTGCAAATTTATCATGGTTCACGATCATATAGACATTAAATAcagtaataatttttgaaaaatggttttatttataCATCTGGTATATACCAATCCTTTATAATGACATTTATTTAAACTGATGAAGTTGCGTGATTTTTTTGTCATTGGGTCATCTGACTTTGTGAATagattcattcaaattttgattcatGAATTTAACCATAGTGCACAATTATCATTTATCAATGAAGTCACAAATTCTTGATATCCTAAGAAAAACTCATTCATAAAGTTCGTGTGGCCATTTGTATGTACTTGTGAaggaaatattaattaattcacAAGCATGCAAGTGATGATAGATTTCTGAGAAGGGttcaaattaataaagaaaGTTGATAAGGAAGTTTAAAATTGAAGCCTGATTGATATGTACAGACCCTCAAGAGTTaatcaatgaatttttatgTTGACCCCAGGGTCACACATGCATAATAAGATGGGAGCACAGTAGGGCTTTTATTCCCAGCTGTATCGTAGCAGCTAGCTGACCTGACAGGGCGAGGATTTCATGGAATTTATCGTCTTTTGTTTTCAGAGCGCTGAACTGCTACTGTTTGTGATTGACAACAGAACAAGGGCCGTGTCTTCCATGATTGAGACGGCATACTTAACTGGTAAGGATTCATTGTGTAGTTCAGCAAACACCTGTATTTGTATAGCTCTATTCTCCCTCTATGTGATGTTTCAAACccattattttaaattcatcacCACTACAACTGTCAAAACCACCAAGTGACCCAAAAAGGTGAAATATTTAAGAACTTAGCGTTTagtaagaaaataaatgtttagaaTAAGGGCCTgcaaagaaaatacatgtaatcattcACTCTGCAGGCACCAGTAGAAGTTTTATACGAGACTGTAAAGCTATTAGAAGGGTGTTAaaatattgttgttgttttgagtTGATGACTGTTTTTTTGTATCTTAACAACCTTTTTCTAATTTTGTCAGCACGTGGCAGACAGGTGATAACTGTGATGGATGATTACAATTCTACAGAGGTCTACTTTCACCGAGAAAAGGTCACCTCAAAGTAAGGACATTTATACGTTACAGTCGGCCACTTAGATAATTCTTACCTAGGGGCTTTCCTTACCTAGGGGTTTTCCATGATACTTGAAACCTTTTACGTATAGGTTTTTTTAATGAAGGTTTCAATTTTCTATATGCAACCTATAGCTAGTTTTTCCATGTATTATTTCTAATTTTGGAAACACCGTCCCAGATTTTATACTCTTTCTTATTGCACTAttaataataaatcaaaattgtgaattatTTATGAGACTaatgaataatttattaaagatatcaaaaagaaaattgacAGGTGTTTCAATCATTGGAGAAATATTAATTCTCCAAAGCGATACATCGTTTTTTAATATTGCGTGTCATAtaacttaaaagaaaaatcagTAAAAGATTGATAGAAACACACCATGACTTTCATATTTGTTATAATATATGCGTGTCATAACAGATCGATCGTTGTTTGTTTTAGAGAGCTTGACGACATAATGAGAGGGCGACAAATTCTTGTGGATCTGATCGAGAGAAATGCCCTCCCCGTCTTCAAGGACATTAACACGGCCCTGAAGTGTTCAGCACATGTGTTACAAAAGGTACGCAGCACTCGTTTTTTGTCAGTGTCAAACAACTTGTTAAACCTGTACTGCAAATAGCTGAGACAATTAATTATGTAATTATGCACTGTTTTGTAATTTACAaactttattttctatttttagaatgttCCTGTTTCTGAGCTTGGAAAAGAACAGGGGGCAGTCCCAACCAAATATGGCTTCCTTAAAGTGGGAGAAATTCTCTTGTGAGTAAAAAACAACATCTTCAGTACCCACTGATCTAAAGTTTGTTTTAGATTCTTAATCTTTTGTGTATACAACGTTATAACtgattctttttttgtttatgacagACAACTTAGAGAAGCTTTCAACTCCATGAATACCTCCAATGATGGTAGACTCAGTCTCTCAGatgtaagtaaaaaaaagtacCCTCAGAGAATTATTGTAGTTATTTGAGAAACAGAAACTGAACAATTATCTCAATTAGAATTCTATCTATCataatgacaatttttaatCAGTGGGAATGGTGTTTTATATCAGTGTCTTTTCCTGACAGATTTGCCTGGCTCACCGTAGCTGTATGGGCTACACCCTGGATGTAAACTGGCTCAGGAAGTGTGGCCACTGGGACGACAATGACACCTATAGCTTCGAGGAATTCTGCTGCATCCTTGCCGAGTACCACTCCCAGAAAAAGTCAGTCTGGAAGAGGCTCCTAGACATAGCCAGGAATGTGCTTCCATCAGGTAGAGACCCCGGACCTTCTCTGTTAAAGATTTGTAGATGTAGCCTGAGAGTCATTGATTGGGATAGAGAGGCAATTTGCTTATGTTGAAATTCTCTTGCTGTTTTAGGTGTGTCCCATAATTCCATGTTTGACTGCAACAAAGAATATGATTCGACCTTTGACATTTACTTGGGAGGAAGCTGTGGGGATTCGGAATGGAGAGATAACATCGCCATCCCCATGATAAGGTAAATTATAAACTTTATTGATTAagatttatattaattaatcagGCCTGAATTACATAACTTGTTTTTGTTGTGGTCGTTTAGAACACGTGTTTACTTTAATacttatgaatattaatgtCAACAATTGCATCATCCATGATGATTAATGAATTgatgaaaataactttttattttgtgttCACAGGAAGTACGGTTTGTCTTACACCAATCCAAATGTGCGTACTGAGTGGAAATACAAGTTCATCCCGATGCAGGTCGCAAACCGCGAAAAGTGTCGGGTTCTTCTGTACGTCATCACAGGAAAAACACGCTCCCTGTCCTCCATGATTGAGGTAAGCCAAAAAACTGGATCAAACGCTTTTGTAAAAGATCATTGGTAATGTTCTCagtgaaataatttaaataagtgATTCGAAGTttccattaaatttttttttttttttctaggcTGGGTATTACATTGGGAAAGGTTGTAAGGTTGTTCTCTGTGTCCAGAAGATGGTGCCCGATACGTACATAGGAGGAGAAAAGGTAACAGTTGTCTCCCTATAATGATTTACATAAACTTATCAGCTGTCTAGATAAACTACTTTCACTGTCATTACTTATCTATGTAAACATATTGATGTAAATAAGATAATGAATGTAAATATGATAATCAGTTGTTATGACGAGATTAAGCTTCGCTATCTACTGGGGGTGAAGGTAAATGAAAGTGACTGATTGACTCTTACTTATCTACAGATAACCAAGGCGGCCGCTGATGACTACAATAGAGGGCGCTCCTATTTGATCGACCTCGCCAGTCGGGAGGGCGTCCAGCTGTTTGAGGACATCGGCGAAGCTGTGGAGTGTGCCATAGACAGTTTACCTGAGAGGTGCTCCGTCACACCTGTGTCCCGAGCGGGCACCCCTCAGAAAATCTCCCGCCCGAACACCCCTGTAAAAATGCGTAATCCCACATTGTAGAGACTTGTATAATCTTCGATTCCCCACCCCAGGGATCAACCCCTCATTCCGTGAGTGTATAACACTCTGTCGCCGCTGCTTCTGCGGCCATCTTGTTGTAACCCACGTAGCTTACGGCGCATGGAGCACTTCTGAACCAGACAAAGGACTAAAACTGTCGTTGTGTATACCAGAAGTCAGTGCCAGCTGCATGAATGTTTCTCTATCGGTTCTTCTCTGATTGGACTATCACATCTCATGATGTCCAGTAGAAACGAGACTAAAtctacctctctctctctcacagtCTTATCTGTTACTAAGTAGGGAAAACAGAAATATAGAGAATCATTAAAGGGAAGCTACTCTTGGTATAGAAGTAGGTAATAAACTTGTTGATTTCTACAGTAGATGTAGACTGTCCATTCTATAAATCCACTAACAAAACGGGTCTTTGTATTTTAGTGTTTCTTTGTCAGCTCTTGTTTCATTTCTGTTATTTCAGGCAAAATTGTAAGGaaccattttttgtttttctttcttttattctttatatcattttatcttGCTCAGGAAGTGACTTATGTTTTACTGTACGTTGTGTTGATAGAATAAAAAGCTATTTTGATTTACTCAtccattttgtttttgatttgtaATATAACTCAGAAGGTACCGGAAGTGATCAAATAAAGAGAATTTGATCACATTTCCATACCTCCCCCAAcacaatatataatacaatagcTAACGAGGTGATTGTGATTGGAATACAATAGACAAAGCCTCTAGTCAGTGACACACTTAGTCAGATAATGTATTCACCACTCCAAAGTCTTCCTCGCTGTTTAACCGATTTGCAGACATTTAGTGACGTTTCACTTTATGGTGGGTTGTTTTGCATATCATTGTATCTTAATgaagattttgaaaagattAACAGATATTCAATTATGAAATAGAAATCAATTGATTACTATGCTTTATCAATTATGAAGAAATGTGGTAAAGAAAAATAGGAAATGACATGATTTTTGACAGGtcataaatgcttttttttttatttctttagtgCTCTCTTGTTGCTAAATGGCTTTGGTTTTTTGTTAATACAAAGAATCGTAAgattttcaaataaacttaaacgGAAGAAGTTAATGTGCATCACTCGCGTTCAACAATAGTATAAAGAACAAAGGGCAAAGTACAACGCCCTGTTTAACCCCACCGATGTTTAACCAATGGTGACCACGCTTATGGAGGGTTCTGGTTCTATGACGACTTGATCAGCTGACTTGAATGAATTGATAAAAAGTAATTTGTGGTAGCATGATAAAAACAAGTTTAACAATCCTACCgatgaaaaaatatgattatatattaaatttttatttaaatttcgtTGAACCAAATTGAAAGTTATATCTGTAAGGCATAGAATGTTTATGTGTAAGCATATATCATAACAAAATGTACAATTGTTAACCTCAACTGTCGATAGGCAATCAATCAATATTGATAACCATTCACTGATTACTGAATATTTAGGTTTAAA
The nucleotide sequence above comes from Magallana gigas chromosome 2, xbMagGiga1.1, whole genome shotgun sequence. Encoded proteins:
- the LOC105348459 gene encoding uncharacterized protein isoform X1, which produces MSSLVAFVLSIFSEDDRDHSDTCNGTHRVWGKTTRDLLRVFNKFQDGNERLPIHLIRDVFNSIGLYPSNSQVFEMVQCAVEYGSPCEPDHITFGEFSILVTELQNYYSKRLTAPVPKSLYKEKSRDTMECSKWKRKVFLGGSCNPTTWRQEAAIPFYKKKGITFYNPQVQTWRPELMELEAQAKESAELLLFVIDNRTRAVSSMIETAYLTARGRQVITVMDDYNSTEVYFHREKVTSKELDDIMRGRQILVDLIERNALPVFKDINTALKCSAHVLQKNVPVSELGKEQGAVPTKYGFLKVGEILLQLREAFNSMNTSNDGRLSLSDICLAHRSCMGYTLDVNWLRKCGHWDDNDTYSFEEFCCILAEYHSQKKSVWKRLLDIARNVLPSGVSHNSMFDCNKEYDSTFDIYLGGSCGDSEWRDNIAIPMIRKYGLSYTNPNVRTEWKYKFIPMQVANREKCRVLLYVITGKTRSLSSMIEAGYYIGKGCKVVLCVQKMVPDTYIGGEKITKAAADDYNRGRSYLIDLASREGVQLFEDIGEAVECAIDSLPERCSVTPVSRAGTPQKISRPNTPVKMRNPTL
- the LOC105348459 gene encoding uncharacterized protein isoform X2, whose amino-acid sequence is MLQVQCVSGQHRDLLRVFNKFQDGNERLPIHLIRDVFNSIGLYPSNSQVFEMVQCAVEYGSPCEPDHITFGEFSILVTELQNYYSKRLTAPVPKSLYKEKSRDTMECSKWKRKVFLGGSCNPTTWRQEAAIPFYKKKGITFYNPQVQTWRPELMELEAQAKESAELLLFVIDNRTRAVSSMIETAYLTARGRQVITVMDDYNSTEVYFHREKVTSKELDDIMRGRQILVDLIERNALPVFKDINTALKCSAHVLQKNVPVSELGKEQGAVPTKYGFLKVGEILLQLREAFNSMNTSNDGRLSLSDICLAHRSCMGYTLDVNWLRKCGHWDDNDTYSFEEFCCILAEYHSQKKSVWKRLLDIARNVLPSGVSHNSMFDCNKEYDSTFDIYLGGSCGDSEWRDNIAIPMIRKYGLSYTNPNVRTEWKYKFIPMQVANREKCRVLLYVITGKTRSLSSMIEAGYYIGKGCKVVLCVQKMVPDTYIGGEKITKAAADDYNRGRSYLIDLASREGVQLFEDIGEAVECAIDSLPERCSVTPVSRAGTPQKISRPNTPVKMRNPTL
- the LOC105348459 gene encoding uncharacterized protein isoform X3 yields the protein MVQCAVEYGSPCEPDHITFGEFSILVTELQNYYSKRLTAPVPKSLYKEKSRDTMECSKWKRKVFLGGSCNPTTWRQEAAIPFYKKKGITFYNPQVQTWRPELMELEAQAKESAELLLFVIDNRTRAVSSMIETAYLTARGRQVITVMDDYNSTEVYFHREKVTSKELDDIMRGRQILVDLIERNALPVFKDINTALKCSAHVLQKNVPVSELGKEQGAVPTKYGFLKVGEILLQLREAFNSMNTSNDGRLSLSDICLAHRSCMGYTLDVNWLRKCGHWDDNDTYSFEEFCCILAEYHSQKKSVWKRLLDIARNVLPSGVSHNSMFDCNKEYDSTFDIYLGGSCGDSEWRDNIAIPMIRKYGLSYTNPNVRTEWKYKFIPMQVANREKCRVLLYVITGKTRSLSSMIEAGYYIGKGCKVVLCVQKMVPDTYIGGEKITKAAADDYNRGRSYLIDLASREGVQLFEDIGEAVECAIDSLPERCSVTPVSRAGTPQKISRPNTPVKMRNPTL
- the LOC105348459 gene encoding uncharacterized protein isoform X4; this encodes MVHIKSLLTAPVPKSLYKEKSRDTMECSKWKRKVFLGGSCNPTTWRQEAAIPFYKKKGITFYNPQVQTWRPELMELEAQAKESAELLLFVIDNRTRAVSSMIETAYLTARGRQVITVMDDYNSTEVYFHREKVTSKELDDIMRGRQILVDLIERNALPVFKDINTALKCSAHVLQKNVPVSELGKEQGAVPTKYGFLKVGEILLQLREAFNSMNTSNDGRLSLSDICLAHRSCMGYTLDVNWLRKCGHWDDNDTYSFEEFCCILAEYHSQKKSVWKRLLDIARNVLPSGVSHNSMFDCNKEYDSTFDIYLGGSCGDSEWRDNIAIPMIRKYGLSYTNPNVRTEWKYKFIPMQVANREKCRVLLYVITGKTRSLSSMIEAGYYIGKGCKVVLCVQKMVPDTYIGGEKITKAAADDYNRGRSYLIDLASREGVQLFEDIGEAVECAIDSLPERCSVTPVSRAGTPQKISRPNTPVKMRNPTL